The Oreochromis niloticus isolate F11D_XX linkage group LG13, O_niloticus_UMD_NMBU, whole genome shotgun sequence genome has a window encoding:
- the flrt3 gene encoding leucine-rich repeat transmembrane protein FLRT3, translating into MVRQCKSFVLFLIRIGLLLGLANPLVTSASCPSSCRCDGTFIYCNDRGLTSIPTGIPQDATVLFLQNNRIKSSGIPAELRRLTKVEKIYLYCNNLDEFPTNLPLGLKELHLQENNIRMITHASLAQIPYIEELHLDDNSVSAVSIEEGAFRDSSHLRLLFLSRNHLSTIPLGLPMSIEELRFDDNRISTISEQSLQDLINLKRLILDGNLLNNRGIGDMAFINLINLTELSLVRNSLTMPPANLPGTSLEKLQLQDNHINRVPPGAFAFLRQLYRLDLSGNNLSSLPQGVFEDLDNLTQLLLRSNPWQCTCKMKWVRDWLRSLPSKVNVRGFMCQGPDKVKGMAIKDLTTDMFDCTDSELFSTYETSTVSNTLRPSQPLWPVFVTRRPIIKGPDISKNYHSTTTSSGRKIITISVKSSSADTIHISWRVSQPMTALRLSWLKLGHSPPFGSITETIVQGERTEYLLTALEPESSYRICMVPMETSNSYLSDETPVCIETETGSHKSYHPTTTLNREQEKEPYKNSSLPLAAIIGGAVALLAIIMLALVCWYVHRNGSLFSRNCTYNKGRRRKDDYAEAGTKKDNSILEIRETSFQMIPINHLPVSKEEFVIHTIFPPNGLSLYKSPHNDNSINNRSYRDSGIPDSDHSHS; encoded by the coding sequence ATGGTGCGTCAGTGCAAGTCCTTCGTCCTCTTCCTCATCAGGATCGGGTTGCTGCTGGGTCTTGCTAACCCCTTGGTGACCTCTGCCTCATGTCCCTCAAGTTGCCGCTGCGATGGGACCTTTATCTACTGTAATGACCGTGGCCTGACTTCCATCCCTACTGGTATACCCCAGGACGCTACAGTGCTGTTTCTGCAAAACAATCGCATTAAGAGTTCGGGCATTCCTGCAGAGCTTCGAAGGCTCACAAAGGTGGAGAAGATCTACCTTTACTGCAATAATCTGGATGAGTTTCCTACTAACCTTCCCCTTGGGCTAAAAGAGCTCCACCTTCAGGAGAACAACATTCGGATGATTACCCATGCCTCTTTAGCTCAAATTCCCTACATCGAAGAACTGCACCTGGATGATAACTCTGTATCAGCAGTCAGCATAGAGGAGGGGGCCTTCAGGGACAGTAGTCATCTCCGACTGCTTTTTCTTTCCAGAAACCACCTTAGCACCATCCCTTTAGGCCTGCCTATGAGCATTGAGGAGCTACGCTTTGACGACAACCGCATCTCCACCATCTCAGAGCAGTCGCTGCAAGATCTCATCAACCTGAAGCGACTAATCCTGGATGGTAACCTGCTCAACAACCGTGGGATTGGCGATATGGCTTTCATCAACCTGATCAACTTGACTGAGCTTTCGCTGGTGAGGAACTCCCTCACTATGCCACCAGCCAATCTGCCAGGCACCAGTTTGGAGAAGCTGCAGCTACAAGATAATCATATTAATCGGGTTCCACCTGGGGCTTTTGCCTTCCTTAGACAGCTGTATCGCCTGGACCTTTCTGGTAACAACCTGAGCAGCCTCCCACAGGGCGTATTTGAAGATCTGGACAATCTCACACAGCTCCTGCTGCGCAGCAACCCCTGGCAATGCACCTGCAAGATGAAATGGGTGCGTGACTGGTTGCGGTCACTGCCATCTAAGGTGAACGTACGGGGTTTCATGTGCCAGGGTCCTGATAAGGTCAAAGGGATGGCAATTAAAGACCTAACTACAGACATGTTTGACTGCACAGATTCAGAGCTCTTCTCCACATACGAGACGAGCACAGTCTCCAACACTCTACGCCCATCACAGCCCCTGTGGCCCGTGTTTGTGACTAGGAGGCCTATAATAAAAGGGCCTGACATCAGTAAAAATTACCACAGCACTACCACCTCTTCAGGCAGAAAGATCATCACCATCAGTGTGAAGTCAAGTAGTGCAGATACCATACACATATCATGGAGGGTGTCGCAACCCATGACTGCCCTGCGGCTCAGCTGGCTAAAGCTGGGGCACAGCCCTCCCTTTGGCTCTATTACTGAAACCATTGTGCAGGGGGAGAGAACAGAGTATCTGCTCACGGCGCTGGAGCCAGAGTCTTCCTATAGAATATGCATGGTTCCCATGGAGACCAGCAACAGTTACCTGTCTGACGAGACCCCCGTCTGCATCGAGACAGAGACTGGCTCTCACAAGTCATACCACCCGACTACAACTTTAAACAGAGAACAGGAGAAGGAGCCTTACAAAAATTCCAGTCTGCCTTTGGCTGCTATCATTGGAGGGGCTGTGGCTCTTTTGGCAATAATCATGTTGGCGCTGGTGTGTTGGTACGTCCATAGGAATGGTTCACTTTTTTCCAGGAACTGCACCTATAACAAAGGCCGTCGGAGAAAGGATGACTATGCTGAGGCCGGCACTAAAAAGGACAACTCCATCCTAGAAATACGAGAAACTTCTTTTCAGATGATACCTATAAATCACCTGCCTGTGTCCAAGGAGGAATTTGTGATACACACAATTTTCCCACCTAATGGCCTGAGTTTATACAAAAGTCCACATAATGACAACAGTATTAACAACAGGAGCTACAGAGACAGTGGAATACCAGATTCAGACCATTCCCATTCATGA